The following proteins are co-located in the Deinococcus yavapaiensis KR-236 genome:
- a CDS encoding tyrosine-type recombinase/integrase, which produces MTRRTTNDGAKRNRKDERKHKRSNREGNIEKTANGRYRYRIMLDGQKFSATVDSHEAALNAVSKLRTQHHTGLIVDRDDQTVAEYATMWLNRKEIRGRAMKTLANYRMLLDNHVLPEIGGMRVQKVRPAHLSKMFDALFKKDAHVSVPKPAPPRDPNKPPRKNARPPKEAKPTRKLSNATLKLVRTVVHNLFKTAKVDGLIVVNPMESVEIEARASGRAREKTAYTAEQLAALLPVLRKYPEGFLYEFYMALGARRGEALGLRWSDVDLRTGRVTLQEAVKKAPAPTPADAQRTSVAKGHRPMPRGLARGELKTEASRRTLYLPPHLLRRLREHRRAQEALRERQIAAGSPWHDTDLVFTTRNGSVIYPDNVRRPFKRLCVEAGVDVLSIQALRRTYVGLMRAKGAPLEVVSATLGHTRLTTLLAEYRVVQESEKQAHVRDLDDLL; this is translated from the coding sequence GTGACGAGACGAACCACAAACGACGGCGCGAAGCGCAACCGCAAGGACGAACGAAAGCACAAGCGATCCAACCGCGAAGGCAACATCGAGAAGACCGCGAACGGCCGCTACCGCTACCGCATCATGCTCGACGGCCAAAAGTTCTCAGCGACGGTCGACAGTCACGAAGCCGCCTTGAACGCCGTGTCCAAACTGCGCACTCAACATCACACTGGTTTGATCGTGGACCGTGACGATCAAACCGTAGCGGAGTACGCGACCATGTGGTTGAACCGAAAGGAAATCCGCGGGCGCGCCATGAAAACCCTTGCGAACTATCGCATGCTGCTCGACAACCACGTGCTGCCCGAGATCGGCGGCATGCGCGTTCAGAAAGTGCGGCCAGCGCATTTGTCGAAGATGTTCGACGCACTCTTCAAGAAGGACGCTCACGTGTCCGTGCCCAAGCCCGCTCCTCCGCGGGACCCGAACAAGCCGCCGCGCAAGAACGCGCGTCCTCCGAAGGAGGCGAAGCCTACGAGGAAACTTTCCAACGCGACCCTGAAGCTCGTGCGGACGGTCGTGCACAACCTATTCAAGACTGCCAAGGTCGACGGTTTGATCGTCGTGAACCCCATGGAAAGCGTCGAGATCGAAGCGCGCGCAAGTGGCCGCGCCCGCGAGAAGACGGCGTACACGGCCGAGCAACTCGCAGCGCTGCTGCCCGTGTTGCGCAAGTACCCCGAGGGATTCCTGTACGAGTTCTATATGGCCCTCGGTGCGCGACGTGGCGAAGCCCTCGGCTTGCGTTGGTCGGACGTGGACCTTCGGACTGGACGCGTGACGCTGCAAGAAGCGGTGAAGAAAGCGCCCGCCCCCACGCCCGCGGACGCTCAAAGGACCTCGGTGGCGAAAGGCCACCGACCAATGCCGCGCGGCCTCGCGCGCGGCGAGTTGAAGACCGAGGCGAGCCGCCGCACGTTGTACTTGCCGCCGCATTTGCTGCGCCGCCTTCGCGAGCACCGCCGAGCGCAAGAAGCGCTGCGCGAACGTCAAATCGCGGCCGGTTCGCCGTGGCACGACACCGACCTCGTGTTCACGACGCGCAACGGGTCCGTGATCTACCCGGACAACGTGCGGCGGCCGTTCAAGCGCTTGTGCGTCGAAGCCGGGGTCGACGTCTTGAGTATCCAGGCGCTGCGCCGCACGTACGTCGGTTTGATGCGCGCGAAAGGCGCACCCTTGGAAGTCGTGTCCGCGACGCTCGGTCACACCAGGCTCACGACGTTGCTGGCCGAGTACCGCGTGGTGCAGGAATCCGAGAAGCAAGCGCACGTGCGCGACCTCGACGACTTGCTCTGA
- a CDS encoding N-terminal phage integrase SAM-like domain-containing protein, producing the protein MHFDAPAPTPANRAASDLEPTGRGGEVRSRSSRTSKIKSMRAARQAKHELLAAAQGGKLATPSKITIEALPDQWLNSKQRLARKTRDDYARHVRLHIVPLLGAMRLHELTPAKLSAFYSELSKQGKGTPTQQKVHVVLWCCTAR; encoded by the coding sequence TTGCACTTCGACGCCCCTGCGCCGACACCAGCGAACCGCGCCGCGTCGGACCTCGAACCCACCGGCCGCGGAGGAGAAGTTCGAAGTCGATCCTCGCGAACCTCCAAAATTAAAAGCATGCGGGCAGCGAGGCAGGCCAAGCACGAGTTGCTCGCGGCCGCCCAGGGAGGGAAGCTCGCCACGCCGAGCAAAATCACGATTGAAGCGTTGCCCGACCAGTGGTTGAATTCAAAGCAACGCCTCGCGCGGAAAACCCGGGACGATTACGCGCGTCATGTGCGGCTGCACATCGTGCCTTTGCTGGGCGCGATGAGATTGCATGAACTCACGCCAGCGAAATTGAGCGCGTTTTACAGCGAGCTGTCGAAGCAAGGCAAAGGCACGCCCACTCAGCAGAAAGTGCATGTGGTGCTGTGGTGCTGCACAGCGCGCTGA
- a CDS encoding ATP-binding protein, translating to MNLLVLGPPVVQAHPPVHLTSRKALALLVILALEGPRSREELARLLWRGSRPLALQSLRSSLTTLRVALGEHASLLYIERDRVFLDDTRLHLDARQLDTAGEHELLTLWRGPFLQGLRIHDSPEWDDWVNEWSARLHARFEARVQHVMRQLLHGEHFDKALSLARQVLAADPFSEQRVTLMLDALVQAGRVSEARQEANAFAERFSREFGEPPALPSLPELPAPPPTAPPRTNLHFERTPFIGRTVEQAHARNALRQFRLVTLHGQGGLGKTRLARTIGRTLADESVFEYVAFVPMETARDISELPERVAATLGHIISNVKRPLDELAELIGHRRLLLILDNFEQLSAQALALNELLGRCPHLRILVTSRERLHLKAEAVLPLTPLVVPSVNADVSSMREADALRLFMERAQSARIDFTPTEDIWPLVRRACELVGGLPLGIELAAAWTSTWPLAFIVQELERDPLALQHPLRDASPRQHSLRSSFDLSWRLLRDEDRRVLERLSVFHGGFTLEAAREVAGATPNSLAELTSKALVRLESVTRYTFHPLLREYARAHLDERPEEREAALDAHAKYFLSALRSPRMTVGGAASPELLAFVRDEDANLLALLPYLQATRQYEHLTALVEPLLWHYPATAGPSGFGFALHLSEELLNALPHDDTHALTARLTVTSSYAWLLLFVGSLGASIRLYEDAVRLARTLQDDVAVQRALDGLGQALYRSARSEEATVALEDAVRLAERQGDPYRLFRSLNNLMMAAGMSDDFERAGSAEQHARSFRTRGDVADGMDVVWFLTNEGVIHLLQGQHDRALTLWQEGLDVAARTGMLGQRTVLHALRAWAFLDQGVRFEQPYALQDADRAVQEALGVARQTGEPFALNLALVVSARLKLHEGDASSAVRDMREALLGCWRSENLTLLVWLLPYLAEAFEAHGDVIVAAELAVLLTRSPLVKQHVRRHAEAVLERTQRHVDTSNALPKEHALTLDDIVARFLFAE from the coding sequence GTGAACCTTCTCGTTCTCGGCCCACCGGTTGTGCAAGCGCATCCTCCCGTTCACCTGACATCACGTAAAGCGCTCGCGCTTCTCGTCATCCTCGCCCTCGAAGGACCTCGTTCACGCGAGGAACTCGCCAGGCTGTTATGGCGTGGCTCTCGTCCGCTCGCGCTGCAAAGCCTACGCAGCAGTCTAACCACTCTGCGCGTCGCACTCGGCGAACACGCGTCCCTTCTGTACATCGAACGCGACCGCGTGTTCCTCGACGACACGCGCCTGCACCTCGACGCGCGTCAGCTCGACACCGCCGGGGAGCACGAGTTGCTGACCTTGTGGCGCGGGCCTTTCCTGCAAGGACTCCGCATCCACGACAGCCCCGAATGGGACGATTGGGTCAACGAGTGGAGCGCTCGCCTGCACGCGCGCTTTGAAGCGCGCGTGCAGCACGTCATGCGTCAACTGCTCCACGGCGAGCACTTCGACAAAGCGCTCAGCTTGGCGCGGCAAGTGCTCGCCGCCGATCCCTTCTCCGAGCAACGCGTCACCTTGATGCTTGACGCGCTCGTACAAGCTGGACGTGTCAGCGAAGCACGACAAGAAGCGAACGCTTTCGCGGAACGTTTCAGCCGTGAGTTCGGTGAACCTCCCGCCTTGCCGTCCCTTCCAGAGTTGCCGGCCCCACCGCCCACCGCCCCTCCACGCACCAACCTCCACTTCGAACGTACGCCTTTCATCGGTCGCACCGTCGAGCAAGCGCACGCGCGGAACGCCCTACGGCAATTCCGACTCGTCACGCTGCACGGCCAAGGTGGCCTGGGGAAAACACGTCTCGCGCGCACCATTGGTCGCACTTTGGCCGACGAGAGCGTATTCGAATACGTGGCGTTCGTGCCGATGGAAACGGCACGTGACATCAGCGAACTCCCGGAGCGTGTCGCCGCCACCCTCGGCCACATCATCTCGAACGTCAAGCGCCCGCTTGACGAACTCGCGGAACTTATCGGGCACCGACGCCTGCTGCTCATCCTCGACAACTTCGAGCAGTTGAGCGCGCAAGCGCTCGCACTCAACGAACTGCTCGGCCGCTGCCCACACCTACGGATTCTCGTCACCTCCCGAGAGCGTCTGCACCTCAAAGCGGAAGCCGTCTTACCGCTCACCCCGTTGGTCGTGCCAAGCGTGAACGCGGACGTCTCGTCAATGCGAGAAGCGGACGCCCTGCGCTTGTTCATGGAGCGCGCACAAAGCGCCCGCATCGACTTCACGCCCACCGAGGATATTTGGCCGCTCGTGCGGCGAGCGTGCGAACTCGTCGGCGGGTTACCGCTCGGGATCGAACTGGCGGCCGCGTGGACGAGCACGTGGCCGCTCGCGTTCATCGTGCAGGAACTCGAACGTGACCCGTTGGCGCTTCAGCATCCGCTGCGAGACGCGTCACCACGGCAGCACAGCTTACGGTCATCGTTCGACTTATCCTGGCGGCTGCTGCGTGACGAGGACCGCCGAGTGCTTGAACGTTTATCCGTCTTCCACGGCGGCTTCACCCTCGAAGCCGCCCGAGAAGTGGCTGGCGCCACGCCGAACAGCCTCGCCGAACTCACGAGTAAAGCGCTCGTTCGCCTCGAGAGCGTCACACGCTATACCTTCCACCCGCTGCTGCGCGAGTACGCACGCGCGCATCTCGACGAACGACCAGAAGAGCGCGAGGCAGCGCTCGACGCGCACGCGAAGTACTTCCTCAGCGCCTTGCGCAGTCCACGCATGACCGTTGGTGGCGCCGCATCACCGGAGTTGCTCGCGTTCGTGCGCGACGAGGACGCGAATTTGCTCGCGCTGCTGCCGTACTTGCAAGCCACGCGGCAGTACGAACACCTCACGGCCCTGGTCGAGCCGCTGCTGTGGCACTACCCGGCGACCGCGGGACCGAGCGGCTTCGGGTTCGCGTTGCACCTCTCCGAGGAGTTGCTGAACGCACTTCCGCACGATGACACGCACGCACTCACCGCCCGGCTCACCGTCACGTCAAGCTACGCGTGGCTGCTGCTGTTCGTGGGAAGTTTAGGGGCGTCCATCCGCCTGTACGAAGACGCCGTCCGGCTGGCCCGCACGTTGCAAGACGACGTCGCAGTTCAACGCGCCCTCGACGGCCTCGGCCAGGCGTTGTACCGCTCGGCACGCTCAGAAGAAGCGACGGTTGCGTTGGAGGATGCGGTGCGTCTCGCGGAACGCCAAGGCGACCCGTACCGATTGTTCCGATCGCTGAACAACTTGATGATGGCCGCCGGCATGTCCGATGACTTCGAGCGAGCCGGCAGCGCCGAGCAGCACGCTCGAAGTTTTCGAACACGTGGTGATGTGGCCGACGGCATGGACGTCGTGTGGTTCCTCACGAATGAAGGCGTCATACACCTTCTTCAAGGGCAGCACGACCGTGCCTTGACGTTATGGCAAGAAGGCCTCGACGTCGCCGCTCGGACCGGCATGCTCGGGCAACGAACGGTGCTGCACGCCCTTCGCGCGTGGGCGTTCCTCGATCAAGGCGTGCGCTTCGAGCAACCGTACGCGTTGCAAGACGCCGATCGAGCGGTGCAAGAAGCGCTTGGCGTCGCGCGACAAACAGGCGAACCGTTCGCGCTCAACCTCGCGCTCGTCGTATCGGCGCGCCTCAAATTACACGAAGGTGACGCGTCGAGCGCTGTTCGGGACATGCGTGAAGCGCTCCTTGGGTGCTGGCGAAGCGAGAACTTGACGCTTCTGGTGTGGCTCTTGCCGTACCTCGCCGAAGCGTTCGAAGCGCACGGAGACGTCATCGTCGCGGCGGAACTCGCCGTGCTCCTCACGCGGTCACCGCTGGTCAAGCAGCACGTTCGACGACACGCCGAGGCGGTGCTCGAACGCACTCAACGGCACGTAGACACCTCGAACGCCCTACCGAAGGAACACGCTCTCACCCTTGACGACATCGTCGCACGCTTTCTCTTCGCTGAATGA
- a CDS encoding spore coat protein U domain-containing protein yields MRLPFARRISPLLTALALSSTSAADVNVGGSSGPGGSAPLDVQVSVTITSACTLTTSNANFGTYAAADTTAKTAEATITVTCVSGTSYTYRFDAAATPGPEGDLAMIHENGVNTGYLNYEMTGYTFEDNGQAYSVNPYEEVTVTSNGQPFVQRRTFSIYTGQYNAPVGPYKDTHVVSITLLN; encoded by the coding sequence ATGCGACTCCCCTTCGCACGACGCATTTCGCCGCTGCTCACAGCCCTCGCTCTGAGCAGCACCAGCGCCGCTGACGTCAACGTGGGCGGTTCAAGTGGCCCCGGCGGTTCGGCACCCCTCGACGTGCAAGTCAGCGTCACCATCACCAGTGCTTGCACCCTCACCACCAGCAACGCGAACTTCGGCACGTACGCCGCGGCCGACACGACCGCCAAGACAGCTGAAGCCACCATCACCGTCACGTGCGTCAGCGGCACGAGCTACACCTACCGCTTCGACGCCGCCGCCACCCCCGGCCCGGAAGGCGACCTCGCCATGATCCACGAAAATGGCGTGAACACCGGGTACCTCAACTACGAAATGACCGGCTACACCTTCGAAGACAACGGTCAAGCGTACTCCGTGAATCCCTACGAGGAAGTCACGGTGACGTCGAACGGACAGCCGTTCGTGCAACGCCGCACCTTCAGCATCTACACCGGGCAGTACAACGCGCCCGTCGGTCCGTACAAAGACACGCACGTCGTGTCGATCACGCTCCTCAACTAA
- a CDS encoding site-specific integrase → MTLELIPRNVADIVKPERPRDEDAREWTASVWTREEARRFAPVVKEDRWGRLLLMLLHTGMRRGEACALRWANVDFEKRELHVRESLDHKGNVTTPKTAKSRRTLALSDEAHALLMYHREQQQIERAAQGGRWKEHGMVFPSTVGTPQRGDNLRRHFVMLCDQAGLPRIRIHDLRHTFTSLMLAVGAPLTIISEKSGHEDPDFTWKRYGHTYKSEHERWALSLSELTREEA, encoded by the coding sequence ATGACGTTGGAATTGATTCCCCGTAACGTGGCCGACATCGTGAAGCCGGAGCGACCGCGCGACGAAGACGCGCGCGAGTGGACGGCGTCTGTGTGGACGCGCGAGGAAGCTCGACGATTCGCTCCGGTTGTAAAAGAAGACCGATGGGGTCGCTTGCTGTTGATGCTTCTGCATACGGGCATGCGCCGTGGGGAAGCGTGCGCGTTGCGGTGGGCGAATGTGGACTTCGAGAAACGAGAGCTGCACGTTCGGGAAAGCCTTGACCACAAGGGGAACGTGACGACTCCGAAAACGGCGAAAAGCCGACGAACGCTGGCGTTGAGTGACGAAGCCCACGCGCTGTTGATGTACCACCGTGAGCAGCAGCAAATCGAACGGGCCGCGCAAGGCGGCCGTTGGAAGGAGCACGGCATGGTGTTTCCTTCGACGGTCGGCACGCCTCAACGTGGAGACAACTTGAGGCGGCACTTCGTGATGCTGTGCGATCAAGCGGGCCTGCCTCGGATTCGCATCCATGATCTTCGGCATACGTTCACGTCGTTGATGCTCGCGGTGGGCGCTCCGTTGACGATCATCAGTGAGAAGTCGGGTCACGAAGACCCGGACTTCACGTGGAAGCGGTACGGGCACACGTACAAGTCGGAGCATGAGCGTTGGGCGCTGAGTTTATCGGAGTTGACGCGTGAGGAGGCGTAG